In a genomic window of Nodosilinea sp. E11:
- a CDS encoding CHAT domain-containing protein, producing MALELNLRFPNPSQVVIKLEEEESEALAFESPLDVAALAEIRWYLEVYSVQYTADVDDRRAEAIEANLKAWGEALFTAVFSNRAAQRLFNTFQDSGEAGRLITISARHPAILGLPWELLRDPAGTYLLHETPRISVRRRLAGAGGGRRAYRFQPQEQARILFVVSRPSDAGFMDPRSEAQAVLRAIAAEAAGRVEAEFLRPATLDALVQRLEDDRLPQVDILHFDGHGVYDADGHLWEAAKRSDALLLTKGSRQEAQDMGYLLFEDAEGKAALISAETLGDMLHRQRIGLVVLSACQSAAVGQGAAEDDPTAADAPGVLGSLAARLTHGGIPAVLAMTHSVLVTATEALFGQFYQYLGRGQGMGEALDNARRYLYRHTERGTRLRGQQQEITLRLQDWFLPALYQAGADTPLLTNRTSRGAQQYALPGNDGTLPDRQEAGFWGRSRELWQIERAFVGGTRRLSITGFGGQGKTYLALEAGRWLHQTGMFERVCFVDYAAYQGQAPVSYAVSTLATVLEHSLLDAAAATAHLGQTPTLVILDNLEALEPEPQRRLLEAAKAWSEAGHSRVLLTTRQPTFAHPAYPTEGSRQHLALPLRGLGSTAYPNDALAYFRALWALPPTATTPTPDRAALVKLFALVDFHPLSIGLLARQLKERRIAEVGTRLAELLQTSPVQAGEAPNPLVASLLLSLDRLDDQARQWLPKLGVFQGGAMEDVLLSVTGLGQADEDPEIAQGRQLLAALQANDPWATARAIGLDLPENAELPEELIQQIQQFAQQHVDELAEILANTPQSELADGADETTWPALRQALESTGLIQAEYIPGIGVPYLKFHPTLAPMLWAQVSPAAQSDLQTRHRQRYYQLSGWLYQQDRQNPLEARTIARRELPNLMQAVNQAIAAADPDAVAFGDNVNLFLNVFGLGQDRQALTQKLAALQGEVGSRNWYLARSNQGEGLMAAGRYDEARQVFAEVLQGLGETPSYERCLTLGRIGRCLEAQGQAAQAAQRYREGIAVAEQLEQSDGVKRQRGALHTDLGDVLTAMGDYAGAKEAYEEGLKFIQAIGDERSVAAIQGQLGTLALVQGDLAAAATRYRAALTTFQGLGEPATEAVAWHQLGVVYQRGQQWDEAERHYREAARIKEERGDVAGAAQTWNNLALVNKGAGRVDGAIAWYEKAIAGGKAVGDQLGVSKRLNNLADLLQSQPHPSAATLATARHHAEAALAIKRTLDPAAAQIWNTYTILAKIAEQQGQADQARTFRQQARQAKAAFAGTQHELRQHGQLIAAVVMASLQPDQQAQLDPILQQRESSGWTNLVAAIRRILNGERDESLLWDSLDMEDSMIVSAILRGIADPNTLQALLGDE from the coding sequence ATGGCCCTAGAGCTAAATCTACGCTTTCCCAACCCCAGCCAGGTGGTGATCAAGCTGGAGGAGGAGGAATCGGAGGCGCTGGCGTTTGAATCGCCGCTCGATGTGGCGGCCCTGGCGGAGATTCGCTGGTACCTGGAGGTCTACTCGGTGCAGTACACCGCCGATGTGGATGACCGGCGGGCCGAGGCCATTGAAGCCAACCTCAAGGCCTGGGGTGAGGCGCTGTTCACTGCCGTCTTTAGCAACCGGGCCGCCCAACGGCTGTTCAATACCTTTCAGGACAGCGGCGAAGCGGGGCGGTTGATCACTATTAGCGCCCGCCACCCGGCGATTTTGGGTCTGCCCTGGGAACTGCTGCGCGACCCGGCGGGCACCTACCTGCTGCACGAAACGCCCCGCATTTCGGTGCGGCGGCGGCTGGCGGGGGCCGGGGGCGGGCGGCGGGCCTACCGGTTTCAGCCCCAGGAACAAGCGCGGATTTTGTTTGTCGTCAGCCGCCCCAGCGATGCCGGGTTTATGGACCCGCGCAGCGAGGCCCAGGCGGTGTTGCGGGCCATTGCCGCCGAGGCCGCTGGCCGGGTAGAGGCCGAGTTTTTGCGCCCCGCCACCCTTGATGCCCTGGTGCAGCGGCTCGAAGACGATCGCCTACCCCAGGTAGACATTCTGCACTTCGACGGCCACGGGGTCTACGATGCCGACGGCCACCTGTGGGAGGCCGCCAAACGCAGCGATGCCCTGCTGCTGACCAAGGGTAGCCGCCAGGAGGCCCAAGATATGGGCTACTTGCTGTTTGAAGACGCCGAGGGCAAGGCGGCGCTGATCAGCGCTGAAACCCTGGGCGATATGCTGCACCGCCAGCGGATTGGCCTGGTGGTGCTGTCGGCCTGCCAATCGGCGGCGGTGGGCCAGGGCGCTGCCGAGGATGACCCCACCGCCGCCGATGCCCCGGGCGTGCTGGGCAGCCTGGCGGCACGGCTCACCCACGGGGGCATTCCTGCGGTGCTGGCGATGACCCACTCGGTGCTGGTGACCGCCACCGAGGCATTGTTTGGCCAGTTTTATCAATACTTGGGCCGGGGCCAGGGCATGGGCGAAGCCCTGGACAACGCCCGCCGCTACCTGTACCGCCACACTGAGCGGGGCACCCGCCTGCGGGGGCAGCAGCAGGAGATCACCCTGCGGTTGCAGGACTGGTTTTTGCCCGCCCTGTACCAGGCCGGGGCAGATACGCCGCTGCTGACCAACCGCACAAGTAGGGGCGCACAACAGTACGCCCTCCCAGGGAATGACGGCACCCTGCCCGATCGCCAGGAGGCGGGCTTTTGGGGCCGTAGTCGGGAGCTGTGGCAGATCGAGCGGGCCTTTGTGGGGGGCACGCGCCGCCTCAGCATTACGGGGTTTGGCGGCCAGGGCAAAACCTACCTGGCCCTGGAGGCGGGCCGCTGGCTGCACCAGACGGGGATGTTTGAGCGGGTGTGCTTTGTGGACTATGCCGCCTACCAGGGTCAGGCCCCGGTGAGCTACGCCGTGAGCACCCTGGCCACGGTGCTGGAGCACAGCCTGCTCGATGCCGCCGCCGCCACGGCGCACCTAGGGCAAACGCCCACCCTGGTGATTTTAGACAACCTGGAAGCGCTGGAGCCCGAGCCCCAGCGCCGCCTGCTGGAGGCCGCCAAAGCCTGGTCCGAAGCGGGCCACAGCCGGGTGCTGCTGACCACCCGCCAGCCCACTTTTGCCCACCCCGCCTACCCCACCGAGGGCAGCCGCCAGCACCTGGCCCTGCCGCTGCGGGGGTTGGGCAGCACCGCCTACCCCAACGATGCCCTGGCCTACTTTAGGGCGCTGTGGGCTTTGCCCCCCACCGCCACCACCCCCACCCCAGACCGCGCCGCCCTGGTGAAGCTGTTTGCCCTGGTGGATTTTCACCCGCTTTCCATTGGCCTGCTGGCGCGGCAGCTCAAGGAGCGGCGCATTGCCGAGGTGGGGACACGGTTGGCTGAGCTATTGCAGACCAGCCCAGTACAGGCGGGGGAAGCCCCGAACCCCCTGGTGGCCTCGCTGCTGCTGTCGCTGGATCGGCTGGATGACCAGGCGCGGCAGTGGTTGCCCAAGCTGGGGGTGTTCCAGGGGGGAGCAATGGAGGATGTACTGCTTAGTGTGACTGGGCTAGGCCAAGCTGATGAGGATCCAGAAATTGCTCAAGGGCGGCAGTTGTTAGCAGCGCTGCAAGCCAACGATCCTTGGGCTACGGCAAGGGCAATTGGGCTTGATTTACCGGAAAATGCAGAGCTACCCGAAGAACTAATTCAACAAATTCAGCAGTTTGCTCAACAGCATGTCGATGAGCTAGCTGAAATACTGGCTAACACCCCTCAAAGTGAACTGGCCGACGGGGCAGATGAAACAACCTGGCCTGCTCTGCGCCAGGCGCTAGAATCTACTGGGCTCATTCAGGCCGAGTATATCCCCGGCATTGGAGTGCCCTACCTGAAGTTTCACCCCACGCTGGCCCCGATGCTGTGGGCGCAGGTGTCCCCCGCCGCCCAGTCGGACCTGCAAACCCGCCACCGCCAGCGCTACTACCAGCTCTCGGGCTGGCTTTACCAGCAAGACCGCCAGAACCCCCTGGAGGCGCGGACCATTGCCCGTCGAGAACTGCCCAACCTGATGCAGGCGGTGAACCAGGCCATCGCCGCCGCCGACCCTGATGCTGTAGCGTTTGGAGATAACGTCAACCTATTCCTCAATGTCTTTGGCCTGGGGCAAGACCGGCAAGCGCTAACCCAAAAGCTGGCGGCGCTGCAAGGGGAGGTGGGGTCGCGCAACTGGTATTTGGCCCGCAGCAACCAGGGGGAGGGGCTGATGGCAGCGGGGCGCTACGACGAGGCGCGGCAGGTGTTTGCCGAAGTTTTGCAGGGGCTGGGGGAAACGCCCAGCTACGAGCGGTGCTTGACCCTGGGCAGAATTGGGCGCTGTTTGGAGGCCCAGGGTCAGGCGGCCCAGGCGGCCCAGCGCTACCGGGAAGGGATTGCCGTGGCGGAGCAGCTAGAGCAGAGCGACGGGGTGAAGCGGCAGCGGGGAGCACTGCACACCGACCTGGGAGATGTGTTGACGGCCATGGGCGACTACGCCGGGGCGAAGGAGGCCTATGAGGAGGGTTTGAAGTTTATACAGGCAATTGGCGACGAGAGATCTGTGGCAGCAATTCAAGGGCAACTGGGCACCCTGGCGCTGGTGCAGGGAGATTTGGCGGCGGCGGCAACCCGGTACCGGGCGGCGCTGACCACGTTCCAGGGGCTGGGGGAACCGGCGACCGAAGCGGTGGCGTGGCACCAACTGGGCGTGGTGTACCAGCGGGGGCAGCAGTGGGACGAGGCGGAGCGGCACTACCGGGAGGCGGCGCGGATTAAGGAAGAGCGGGGAGATGTGGCGGGGGCGGCGCAAACCTGGAATAATTTGGCGCTGGTGAATAAAGGGGCGGGGCGGGTGGATGGGGCGATCGCCTGGTACGAGAAGGCGATCGCAGGAGGCAAGGCAGTAGGCGATCAACTAGGTGTGTCCAAGCGTCTCAACAACCTCGCCGACCTCCTCCAGAGCCAGCCCCACCCCAGCGCCGCCACCCTGGCCACCGCCCGCCACCACGCCGAAGCCGCCCTGGCCATTAAGCGAACCCTCGACCCCGCCGCCGCTCAAATTTGGAACACTTACACCATCCTGGCCAAGATTGCCGAGCAGCAGGGGCAGGCCGACCAGGCGCGGACCTTTCGGCAGCAGGCGCGGCAGGCCAAAGCCGCCTTCGCAGGTACCCAACACGAGCTACGGCAGCATGGTCAGCTCATTGCTGCTGTGGTCATGGCTAGCCTGCAACCTGATCAGCAAGCCCAGCTAGACCCCATTCTGCAACAGCGCGAGTCTAGCGGCTGGACAAACCTCGTTGCCGCCATCCGCCGTATTCTCAACGGCGAACGGGATGAATCTCTACTTTGGGACTCTCTCGACATGGAGGACTCCATGATTGTCAGCGCCATTCTCCGGGGCATTGCCGACCCCAACACCCTGCAAGCCCTCCTGGGCGACGAGTGA
- a CDS encoding DUF2281 domain-containing protein has protein sequence MEQFELFDQVQLTEAIPLSGEMSNALEPWAVAPVGTTGTIVEVLEPGEAFLVELFGDWVVLEDEAGLKRSTHEHPSAFRETLGVEVVKAAHMNLLHRPNPVKSDLFRLLDAMPESLLAEVQDFAEFLQQRHGPAPHPSSVTQ, from the coding sequence ATGGAGCAATTTGAGCTATTTGATCAGGTGCAGCTCACCGAAGCGATTCCCCTCAGCGGGGAGATGAGCAACGCCCTGGAGCCGTGGGCGGTGGCTCCGGTCGGCACTACGGGGACGATTGTGGAGGTGCTGGAGCCCGGTGAGGCGTTTTTAGTTGAACTATTTGGCGACTGGGTAGTGCTGGAGGATGAGGCTGGGCTGAAGCGGTCTACCCATGAGCATCCCAGCGCCTTTCGTGAAACCCTGGGGGTGGAGGTGGTGAAAGCAGCTCACATGAATCTTTTGCATCGCCCCAATCCGGTGAAAAGTGACCTGTTTCGCCTGCTGGATGCCATGCCCGAATCGCTGCTGGCGGAGGTGCAGGACTTTGCCGAGTTTTTGCAACAACGCCATGGACCAGCCCCCCACCCTTCTTCTGTTACCCAATAG
- a CDS encoding DUF6883 domain-containing protein: MAQPTMLVMPIEKAVYLFTRDTVPGQGGNKQKFWQTVMGFESPTAIHAAILGSVTVADLSFQRQDQYGDRYQAVTRIQGETGLVWWVRTGWIVRPGETVARFVTAIPERR; the protein is encoded by the coding sequence ATGGCGCAGCCCACAATGCTAGTTATGCCTATTGAGAAAGCCGTTTATCTCTTCACGCGAGATACGGTGCCGGGCCAGGGCGGCAATAAGCAGAAGTTTTGGCAAACCGTGATGGGGTTCGAGTCACCTACCGCCATCCACGCTGCCATTTTGGGGTCTGTAACTGTGGCAGACTTGAGTTTTCAACGGCAGGATCAGTATGGCGATCGCTACCAGGCTGTTACCCGCATTCAGGGAGAGACTGGTTTGGTTTGGTGGGTCAGAACAGGGTGGATTGTGCGCCCAGGGGAGACCGTCGCTCGGTTTGTTACCGCTATTCCAGAACGGAGGTGA
- the trpD gene encoding anthranilate phosphoribosyltransferase — protein MPAAPAQDWSALLQCLIAGESLTQEQAETLMRGWLSESIPEVVSGGLLAALQAKGVSAAELAGMARVLQGQSLGGEGKIHHATPCIDTCGTGGDGAHTFNISTCVAFVAAAAGVRVAKHGNRSASSKVGSADVLEALGVNLGADPERVKAALDDVGVTFLFARGWHPAMKAVAPLRSTLKIRTVFNLLGPLVNPLQPTGQVIGVYDSAVVPAMAEALNQLGIPQAIVLHGRERLDEAGLGDKTDVSVVENGQVTSAAIDPQAFGLTAASLSALRGGEVEENVAIMTAILQGKGTQAQRDVVALNAAMALKVGEKVKADSLEDSIAEGIALAQDILASGAAWEKLQALVAFLA, from the coding sequence ATGCCTGCTGCCCCCGCCCAAGATTGGTCAGCCCTCTTACAGTGTTTGATCGCGGGTGAATCGCTGACCCAGGAGCAGGCCGAAACTCTGATGCGCGGCTGGCTCAGCGAATCGATCCCCGAGGTGGTGTCGGGGGGGCTGCTGGCGGCACTCCAGGCCAAAGGCGTGTCGGCGGCAGAACTGGCGGGCATGGCACGGGTGCTCCAGGGGCAGTCCCTCGGCGGCGAGGGCAAAATTCACCATGCCACGCCCTGCATTGATACCTGCGGCACTGGGGGGGATGGAGCGCATACCTTTAATATTTCTACCTGCGTCGCCTTTGTGGCGGCGGCGGCGGGGGTGCGGGTGGCCAAGCACGGCAACCGCTCGGCCTCTAGCAAGGTCGGCTCTGCCGATGTGCTCGAAGCCTTGGGCGTCAACCTGGGGGCCGACCCCGAGCGGGTCAAGGCGGCGCTAGATGACGTGGGCGTGACGTTTTTGTTTGCCCGAGGCTGGCACCCGGCGATGAAGGCCGTGGCCCCCCTGCGTAGCACTCTCAAAATTCGCACGGTGTTTAACCTATTGGGGCCATTGGTTAACCCGCTCCAGCCCACAGGCCAAGTGATCGGCGTCTATGACTCAGCGGTGGTGCCCGCCATGGCTGAGGCACTCAACCAGCTGGGCATTCCTCAGGCGATCGTGCTCCACGGGCGCGAGCGGCTCGACGAAGCGGGTCTAGGCGACAAAACCGATGTGTCGGTGGTTGAGAACGGCCAGGTGACTAGCGCTGCGATCGATCCTCAAGCCTTCGGTCTGACCGCTGCCTCCCTCAGCGCCCTGCGCGGCGGCGAGGTGGAGGAAAATGTGGCGATCATGACGGCAATTCTCCAGGGCAAAGGCACCCAGGCCCAGCGAGATGTGGTGGCCCTAAATGCGGCCATGGCCCTCAAAGTGGGCGAAAAGGTCAAAGCCGATTCGCTAGAAGACTCCATTGCTGAAGGTATCGCCCTGGCCCAAGACATTCTCGCCAGCGGCGCTGCTTGGGAGAAGCTGCAAGCCCTGGTGGCGTTTTTGGCTTAA
- a CDS encoding orange carotenoid protein N-terminal domain-containing protein → MTYTLSAPGTASVGLATPVSSAIAAFNNLATDEQLGLLWVLYDNMGRAITPAAPGAARLQFAEGLLAQVREMAPADQLQFMRDLVERKNTPATRAYGVLTNNTKLAFWFQLAEAMRAGTVIAVPDYYKMGDAAVALFGQISTLDFNQQITVLRQAVVAMGVDPLA, encoded by the coding sequence ATGACCTACACCTTAAGCGCCCCTGGAACGGCCTCTGTCGGTCTTGCCACTCCTGTGTCTAGCGCCATTGCGGCCTTTAATAACCTAGCAACCGACGAGCAGTTGGGCCTGCTCTGGGTGCTGTATGACAATATGGGGCGAGCTATCACCCCAGCGGCTCCCGGTGCTGCCCGCCTGCAATTTGCCGAGGGTCTGCTGGCCCAGGTACGGGAGATGGCTCCCGCTGATCAGCTTCAGTTTATGCGTGACCTAGTTGAGCGCAAAAATACGCCAGCCACCCGCGCCTACGGCGTGCTGACCAACAACACCAAACTGGCGTTTTGGTTTCAGTTAGCCGAAGCGATGCGGGCGGGCACAGTCATTGCGGTGCCCGATTACTACAAAATGGGTGACGCCGCTGTGGCGCTGTTTGGCCAAATCTCAACGCTTGATTTTAACCAGCAGATTACGGTGCTGCGCCAAGCCGTTGTGGCGATGGGCGTAGACCCGCTCGCCTAG
- a CDS encoding nuclear transport factor 2 family protein has product MATRTAEATLNLAAIAPVVDRYFTGFNAEDYHAVADLFGADGVLFAPFEDPIVGAEAVYTYLQAEAIAMRATPLEAEVTPMSGEDQSLPEDGIQQVVVNGRVKTLLFSVSVRWTFVLTAANTIRSAEIKLLASLQELMAFDRG; this is encoded by the coding sequence ATGGCGACTCGTACCGCTGAAGCAACTCTGAATCTAGCCGCGATCGCCCCTGTGGTCGATCGCTACTTCACGGGATTCAATGCCGAAGATTACCATGCCGTAGCCGACCTATTTGGGGCAGACGGAGTGCTATTTGCGCCCTTTGAAGACCCAATTGTAGGGGCAGAGGCCGTTTATACCTATCTGCAAGCTGAGGCGATCGCCATGCGGGCCACCCCCCTAGAGGCAGAGGTCACCCCCATGTCTGGGGAGGATCAGTCGCTGCCCGAGGATGGGATCCAACAGGTGGTGGTTAATGGCCGAGTTAAAACGCTGCTTTTCAGCGTCAGTGTGCGGTGGACCTTCGTGCTGACGGCAGCCAATACGATCCGCTCAGCCGAGATCAAACTGCTGGCCTCCCTTCAAGAGCTGATGGCGTTTGACCGGGGTTAG
- a CDS encoding glycoside hydrolase family 3 N-terminal domain-containing protein: MAEQVAQMVVVRASGHLFDHEIRYPAWEADSATLTRYVEELGVGGVILLGGSAAEVGFKTQTLQGQATVPLLIAADIEEGVGQRFSGATWFPPPMALSTVAERDLATALAYAEAFGAATATEALALGINWVLAPVVDINNNPKNPVINVRAFGDDLASVSALTQAFLRGAQTQPVLTAAKHFPGHGDTAIDSHLELPVLAHGLDRLATLELEPFRRAIAAGVDAIMTAHLSIPALDDRYPATLSAPTLSGLLRQQLGFDGLIVTDALVMGAITRTYGPYEAAVLAVEAGADVLLMPGDPEGAIAAVVEAVNRGRIAPERILASVERLWRAKQKAAPALIADGAGHAWEHLPPPPIQLQALAQPATRQLAADLLTASMTVQGQVEPCTAAAPGDNLVMVDDAVGCRFLDRTAAAIAWPQSHHFRLKLLDTQGCQQWPQNELRPSLVQVFVRGNPFRGSANLLQLATTWIDALRAAGLLRGVVIYGSPYVFADWGSRLEGIPHGFTYGQMPLAQGLILPALLPTATAAVDSREFTD, from the coding sequence ATGGCCGAGCAGGTTGCTCAGATGGTGGTGGTGCGGGCCTCAGGCCATTTGTTTGATCACGAAATTCGCTACCCTGCCTGGGAGGCCGACAGCGCCACCCTAACCCGCTATGTAGAAGAACTGGGCGTGGGCGGGGTGATTTTGCTCGGCGGCAGCGCTGCCGAAGTGGGATTTAAAACCCAGACGCTTCAGGGCCAGGCCACTGTGCCGCTGCTCATTGCGGCAGATATTGAGGAAGGAGTTGGTCAGCGGTTTAGCGGTGCGACCTGGTTTCCGCCACCGATGGCCCTGTCGACGGTAGCCGAGCGCGATCTGGCCACCGCCCTGGCCTACGCCGAAGCCTTTGGGGCGGCCACCGCCACCGAGGCCCTGGCCCTAGGCATTAACTGGGTGCTGGCTCCGGTAGTTGACATCAACAACAACCCCAAAAATCCAGTCATTAATGTGCGGGCTTTTGGGGATGATCTGGCCAGTGTGAGTGCTCTCACCCAGGCTTTTCTACGCGGAGCCCAAACCCAGCCGGTGCTGACTGCGGCCAAACACTTTCCGGGCCACGGCGACACCGCCATCGATTCGCACCTCGAGTTGCCGGTGCTGGCCCACGGGCTAGATCGCTTAGCAACTCTGGAGCTAGAGCCCTTTCGGCGGGCGATCGCCGCCGGGGTCGATGCGATAATGACGGCCCACCTGAGCATTCCGGCCCTAGACGATCGCTATCCGGCTACGCTGTCGGCCCCCACGTTAAGCGGGCTACTGCGTCAGCAGTTGGGCTTTGACGGGCTAATTGTTACCGACGCTCTGGTTATGGGGGCGATTACCCGCACCTACGGCCCCTACGAAGCGGCGGTGCTCGCGGTAGAGGCCGGGGCCGATGTACTGCTGATGCCCGGTGATCCTGAGGGGGCGATCGCGGCGGTAGTAGAGGCGGTGAACCGGGGCCGCATTGCCCCAGAGCGCATTTTGGCCAGCGTAGAACGCCTCTGGCGCGCCAAGCAAAAGGCGGCACCAGCGCTGATTGCCGACGGTGCCGGCCACGCCTGGGAACACCTGCCGCCGCCCCCGATCCAGCTTCAAGCCCTGGCCCAGCCCGCTACTCGACAGCTAGCGGCTGACCTGCTAACGGCCTCAATGACGGTGCAGGGGCAGGTAGAGCCTTGTACGGCTGCCGCCCCCGGCGACAACCTGGTGATGGTCGATGACGCAGTAGGCTGCCGCTTTTTAGACCGCACCGCCGCTGCGATCGCCTGGCCCCAAAGCCATCATTTTCGGCTCAAGCTCCTCGATACCCAGGGCTGTCAGCAGTGGCCTCAGAACGAGTTGCGGCCCAGTCTGGTGCAGGTGTTTGTGCGGGGTAACCCCTTTCGGGGATCGGCCAACCTGCTACAGCTAGCCACTACCTGGATCGATGCTTTGCGGGCGGCTGGCCTGCTACGGGGCGTCGTCATTTACGGCAGTCCCTATGTTTTCGCCGACTGGGGCTCCCGCTTAGAGGGCATTCCCCACGGGTTTACCTACGGGCAAATGCCCCTGGCTCAAGGCCTAATCTTGCCTGCCCTGCTGCCGACTGCAACTGCCGCTGTGGACAGTCGCGAATTTACCGACTAA
- the rbfA gene encoding 30S ribosome-binding factor RbfA — MPNNRRVERVASLIKREISQMVMLDIKDDRVGAGMVSVTDVDVSGDLQHAKVFVSIYGTDEAKAETMEGLNAATGFVRSELGQRLRLRRTPEIIFKQDLGMERGTKVLSLINQLSQERAEKGLTDELFEADSEIAMGSSDATELTALDAMPTAEDEEE; from the coding sequence ATGCCCAACAATCGTCGCGTAGAGCGGGTGGCTTCGCTGATCAAGCGAGAAATCAGCCAGATGGTGATGCTAGACATCAAAGACGACCGGGTAGGAGCCGGTATGGTGAGCGTCACCGATGTCGATGTGTCTGGTGATTTGCAGCACGCTAAGGTCTTTGTCAGCATCTATGGCACCGACGAAGCCAAGGCGGAGACCATGGAGGGCCTAAATGCGGCTACCGGCTTTGTCCGTAGTGAGCTGGGCCAGCGGCTGCGGCTGCGGCGCACCCCCGAGATCATTTTTAAGCAAGACCTGGGGATGGAGCGGGGCACCAAGGTGCTCTCCTTGATTAATCAGCTCAGCCAGGAGCGAGCCGAAAAGGGCTTGACCGACGAGTTGTTTGAAGCTGATTCTGAGATCGCCATGGGTAGCAGTGACGCTACTGAACTCACTGCCCTAGATGCCATGCCCACCGCTGAGGACGAAGAGGAGTGA
- a CDS encoding DUF751 family protein — MKDFFDNVSRYPRYFISFTLGVFLNAAQPLVPLLQRPATAIALIGAVVAGFLFLTFTLRAMLGLG, encoded by the coding sequence ATGAAAGATTTTTTTGATAACGTTTCCCGCTACCCTCGCTACTTTATTTCCTTTACCCTGGGCGTGTTCTTAAACGCCGCGCAGCCCTTGGTGCCGTTGCTTCAGCGGCCTGCTACGGCGATCGCGCTAATTGGCGCTGTGGTAGCCGGGTTCTTGTTTCTGACCTTTACGCTGCGCGCCATGCTAGGTCTGGGCTAG